In Vespula vulgaris chromosome 10, iyVesVulg1.1, whole genome shotgun sequence, the following are encoded in one genomic region:
- the LOC127067353 gene encoding uncharacterized protein LOC127067353 isoform X4, translating to MRVFINLLGREMYLFHKGMNNFGMKLRKFHESCLVYSLRQDIISNNGISNVLTKEQANILAGKLSPEERNILMTALSKYKSMDDKALYEGIRWRSKLGRPTKLPTLGDVDPTGSYCPLPEDWLLHKSVENDARPSNRILLKVAFINSIPFIAFGFLDNAIMIVAGDYIEIFLSNKFPISTMAAAALGNTVSDIIGIGSTNWVESLVEKVGIKRPYLSNAQSKLRRTRMAVNLGRVVGITIGCLVGMITIPAVNFFCNR from the exons atgcgcgtttttataaatttattaggtagagaaatgtatttatttcacAAAGGAATGAACAATTTtg GAATGAAATTGAGAAAATTTCATGAAAGTTGCTTAGTATATTCCTTGAGACAAGATATAATTTCAAACAATGGTATTTCAAATGTTTTGACTAAAGAACAAGCCAATATATTAGCAGGAAAATTATCTCCAGAAGAGCGAAATATTCTGATGACTGCTTTGAGCAAATATAAATCTATGGATGATAAAGCTTTATATGAag GTATTCGTTGGAGAAGTAAACTTGGAAGGCCTACAAAATTGCCTACTCTTGGTGATGTCGATCCTACTGGTAGTTACTGTCCTTTACCCGAAGACTGGCTTCTTCATAAGTCTG TTGAAAATGATGCAAGACCGAGTAATAGAATTCTTCTAAAAG TTGCATTTATAAATAGTATTCCATTCATTGCCTTTGGTTTTCTCGACAACGCCATCATGATAGTTGCT GGTGACtacattgaaatttttctgaGCAACAAATTTCCTATTTCAACTATGGCAGCTGCAGCTTTAGGAAATACTGTATCTGATATCATAGGAATTGGATCTACAAATTGGGTAGAAAGTTTAGTAGAAAAGGTAGGAATTAAGAGACCATATTTAAGCAATGCACAATCAAAATTACGAAGGACAAGGATGGCTGTAAATTTA GGTAGAGTGGTTGGAATTACAATAGGATGTCTAGTTGGAATGATAACAATACCAGCGGTAAACTTTTTCTGCAAtagataa
- the LOC127067353 gene encoding uncharacterized protein LOC127067353 isoform X1, with translation MRVFINLLGREMYLFHKGMNNFGMKLRKFHESCLVYSLRQDIISNNGISNVLTKEQANILAGKLSPEERNILMTALSKYKSMDDKALYEAQLAGIRWRSKLGRPTKLPTLGDVDPTGSYCPLPEDWLLHKSAIVFLHSLWILIFENDARPSNRILLKVAFINSIPFIAFGFLDNAIMIVAGDYIEIFLSNKFPISTMAAAALGNTVSDIIGIGSTNWVESLVEKVGIKRPYLSNAQSKLRRTRMAVNLGRVVGITIGCLVGMITIPAVNFFCNR, from the exons atgcgcgtttttataaatttattaggtagagaaatgtatttatttcacAAAGGAATGAACAATTTtg GAATGAAATTGAGAAAATTTCATGAAAGTTGCTTAGTATATTCCTTGAGACAAGATATAATTTCAAACAATGGTATTTCAAATGTTTTGACTAAAGAACAAGCCAATATATTAGCAGGAAAATTATCTCCAGAAGAGCGAAATATTCTGATGACTGCTTTGAGCAAATATAAATCTATGGATGATAAAGCTTTATATGAag cTCAATTAGCAGGTATTCGTTGGAGAAGTAAACTTGGAAGGCCTACAAAATTGCCTACTCTTGGTGATGTCGATCCTACTGGTAGTTACTGTCCTTTACCCGAAGACTGGCTTCTTCATAAGTCTG CAATTGTATTTTTGCATTCTTTATGGATATTAATAT TTGAAAATGATGCAAGACCGAGTAATAGAATTCTTCTAAAAG TTGCATTTATAAATAGTATTCCATTCATTGCCTTTGGTTTTCTCGACAACGCCATCATGATAGTTGCT GGTGACtacattgaaatttttctgaGCAACAAATTTCCTATTTCAACTATGGCAGCTGCAGCTTTAGGAAATACTGTATCTGATATCATAGGAATTGGATCTACAAATTGGGTAGAAAGTTTAGTAGAAAAGGTAGGAATTAAGAGACCATATTTAAGCAATGCACAATCAAAATTACGAAGGACAAGGATGGCTGTAAATTTA GGTAGAGTGGTTGGAATTACAATAGGATGTCTAGTTGGAATGATAACAATACCAGCGGTAAACTTTTTCTGCAAtagataa
- the LOC127067353 gene encoding uncharacterized protein LOC127067353 isoform X2, which produces MRVFINLLGREMYLFHKGMNNFGMKLRKFHESCLVYSLRQDIISNNGISNVLTKEQANILAGKLSPEERNILMTALSKYKSMDDKALYEGIRWRSKLGRPTKLPTLGDVDPTGSYCPLPEDWLLHKSAIVFLHSLWILIFENDARPSNRILLKVAFINSIPFIAFGFLDNAIMIVAGDYIEIFLSNKFPISTMAAAALGNTVSDIIGIGSTNWVESLVEKVGIKRPYLSNAQSKLRRTRMAVNLGRVVGITIGCLVGMITIPAVNFFCNR; this is translated from the exons atgcgcgtttttataaatttattaggtagagaaatgtatttatttcacAAAGGAATGAACAATTTtg GAATGAAATTGAGAAAATTTCATGAAAGTTGCTTAGTATATTCCTTGAGACAAGATATAATTTCAAACAATGGTATTTCAAATGTTTTGACTAAAGAACAAGCCAATATATTAGCAGGAAAATTATCTCCAGAAGAGCGAAATATTCTGATGACTGCTTTGAGCAAATATAAATCTATGGATGATAAAGCTTTATATGAag GTATTCGTTGGAGAAGTAAACTTGGAAGGCCTACAAAATTGCCTACTCTTGGTGATGTCGATCCTACTGGTAGTTACTGTCCTTTACCCGAAGACTGGCTTCTTCATAAGTCTG CAATTGTATTTTTGCATTCTTTATGGATATTAATAT TTGAAAATGATGCAAGACCGAGTAATAGAATTCTTCTAAAAG TTGCATTTATAAATAGTATTCCATTCATTGCCTTTGGTTTTCTCGACAACGCCATCATGATAGTTGCT GGTGACtacattgaaatttttctgaGCAACAAATTTCCTATTTCAACTATGGCAGCTGCAGCTTTAGGAAATACTGTATCTGATATCATAGGAATTGGATCTACAAATTGGGTAGAAAGTTTAGTAGAAAAGGTAGGAATTAAGAGACCATATTTAAGCAATGCACAATCAAAATTACGAAGGACAAGGATGGCTGTAAATTTA GGTAGAGTGGTTGGAATTACAATAGGATGTCTAGTTGGAATGATAACAATACCAGCGGTAAACTTTTTCTGCAAtagataa
- the LOC127067353 gene encoding uncharacterized protein LOC127067353 isoform X3 — MRVFINLLGREMYLFHKGMNNFGMKLRKFHESCLVYSLRQDIISNNGISNVLTKEQANILAGKLSPEERNILMTALSKYKSMDDKALYEAQLAGIRWRSKLGRPTKLPTLGDVDPTGSYCPLPEDWLLHKSVENDARPSNRILLKVAFINSIPFIAFGFLDNAIMIVAGDYIEIFLSNKFPISTMAAAALGNTVSDIIGIGSTNWVESLVEKVGIKRPYLSNAQSKLRRTRMAVNLGRVVGITIGCLVGMITIPAVNFFCNR, encoded by the exons atgcgcgtttttataaatttattaggtagagaaatgtatttatttcacAAAGGAATGAACAATTTtg GAATGAAATTGAGAAAATTTCATGAAAGTTGCTTAGTATATTCCTTGAGACAAGATATAATTTCAAACAATGGTATTTCAAATGTTTTGACTAAAGAACAAGCCAATATATTAGCAGGAAAATTATCTCCAGAAGAGCGAAATATTCTGATGACTGCTTTGAGCAAATATAAATCTATGGATGATAAAGCTTTATATGAag cTCAATTAGCAGGTATTCGTTGGAGAAGTAAACTTGGAAGGCCTACAAAATTGCCTACTCTTGGTGATGTCGATCCTACTGGTAGTTACTGTCCTTTACCCGAAGACTGGCTTCTTCATAAGTCTG TTGAAAATGATGCAAGACCGAGTAATAGAATTCTTCTAAAAG TTGCATTTATAAATAGTATTCCATTCATTGCCTTTGGTTTTCTCGACAACGCCATCATGATAGTTGCT GGTGACtacattgaaatttttctgaGCAACAAATTTCCTATTTCAACTATGGCAGCTGCAGCTTTAGGAAATACTGTATCTGATATCATAGGAATTGGATCTACAAATTGGGTAGAAAGTTTAGTAGAAAAGGTAGGAATTAAGAGACCATATTTAAGCAATGCACAATCAAAATTACGAAGGACAAGGATGGCTGTAAATTTA GGTAGAGTGGTTGGAATTACAATAGGATGTCTAGTTGGAATGATAACAATACCAGCGGTAAACTTTTTCTGCAAtagataa
- the LOC127067351 gene encoding protein CNPPD1: protein MTKNYSKETSIPSKLKGPNDHNEFLNRITKSLYYFEFPMTDCLSLPVTEMAAELFTGVNHTLERLDVEEASKISRNACVSPCSLILALLYLEKLKDCNPEYLQQVAPSKLFLVSLMVATKFLNDDGEEDQVFNTEWALSSNLTILQINQLEKEFLNAIDWSVYVQNQDFWKRLQKLEKDIAYKEAQKRGWFSYTELSCLMDSVQLLALVYEFINISSVCLVAYTIGVVTILGSAIVTSHLPGTHLSSTVLRNTENITNISIDTEIKKERINQDIEIPDIFTTMDFIHATKSDKICEKNEVVSISWKCWIHSMATWLPEDTYLKSQPMNQLHFTDYITFSTISKFILDTNSSTELILQ from the exons ATgacgaaaaattattcgaaagaaacatCAATTCCATCGAAATTAAag GGTCCAAACGATCACAATGAATTTTTGAATCGAATTACAAAGTCATtgtattatttcgaatttccGATGACCGATTGTCTCAGTTTGCCAGTTACTG AAATGGCGGCGGAACTTTTTACTGGGGTGAATCATACATTAGAACGATTAGATGTGGAAGAAGCAAGTAAAATTTCTAGAAACGCCTGTGTTTCTCCTTGTTCCTTAATCTTAGCATTATTGtacttagaaaaattaaaagattgtaATCCGGAATATCTTCAACAAGTGGCACCTTCTAAactatttcttgtttcttta atggTAGCTACTAAATTCTTGAACGATGATGGAGAAGAAGATCAAGTTTTTAATACAGAATGGGCATTGTCAAGCAATTTAACCATATTGCAGATAAATCAATTGGAAAAGGAGTTTTTAAATGCTATT GATTGGTCTGTATATGTCCAAAATCAAGATTTTTGGAAAAGGCTACAAAAACTAGAAAAGGATATTGCTTATAAAGAAGCTCAAAAACGAGGATGGTTTTCTTACACAGAATTAAGTTGTCTTATGGATTCCGTTCAACTACTAGCTCTtgtttatgaatttataaatatatcatctgTATGTTTAGTAGCATATACTATTGGAGTAGTCACTATTTTGGGATCTGCTATAGTTACAAGTCATTTGCCTGGTACACATCTTAGTTCAACGGTATTAAGAAATACtgaaaatataacaaacatAAGCATAGAtacagagataaagaaagaaaggataaatcAAGATATTGAGATACCTGATATATTTACAACGATGGATTTTATACATGCTACAAAGTCTGATaaaatatgtgaaaaaaatgaagtagTAAGCATATCTTGGAAATGTTGGATACATTCTATGGCTACTTGGCTTCCTGAAGATACATATTTGAAATCTCAACCAATGAACCAATTACACTTTACagattatattacattttctacTATAAGTAAATTTATACTCGATACTAATTCTTCTACGGAATTAATTCTACAATGA
- the LOC127067350 gene encoding reticulophagy regulator 1-like: protein MERLSKIACYFRWLRSPPSPPPPLPPSSSLVATEAAPAASSLSPSCDVTKMSLEADTTRNSSVVDEDYDDECRNNVCDIEALRKFCGVLENILLWENSVNSITVVFVFNILFWGIVILEIRGFAVASSAALVVVLCYRNLEAQAHEENKKKLVSHTKAEQIEKIGRKIKSVLQNIKQLRKDQPGTFCTAVCTISLGLWIIGRTINGVLLAYMICMSILLVPALLLKLPGKVISHKEWDSEVEEFLPVVTEDNLQLLKRAGESGDHSPTPSSLQSDIQNDFFNDDKLVDLRMPSHEDESIDEVELSELELSAEEADIGGIKFQSRHFEKGSSSEEEIDFRQEMLKNIFNPNDESDNEFEIIDRQEVANINNA from the exons ATGGAACGGCTATCGAAAATCGCGTGTTATTTTCGTTGGTTGAGGAGTCCGCCttcgccaccaccaccactaccaccatcatcatcgcTAGTAGCAACCGAAGCAGCACCAGCAGCATCGTCATTGTCGCCTTCCTGCGATGTAACAAAGATGAGCCTCGAGGCCGATACGACGAGGAATTCGTCCGTCGTCGACGAAGATTATGACGACGAGTGTCGCAATAATGTTTGCGACATCGAGGCTTTGAGGAAATTCTGCGGAGTTTTGGAAAATATCCTTCTATGGGAAAACTCTGTTAATAGTATAACAGTTGTGTTTGTGTTCAATATACTCTTCTG GGGGATAGTTATTCTAGAGATCCGAGGCTTTGCAGTAGCCAGCAGTGCTGCGCTTGTCGTGGTTCTCTGTTATAGGAACCTGGAAGCACAGGCAcacgaagaaaacaagaaaaaattagt ATCACACACCAAGGCTGAACAGATTGAAAAGATaggacgaaaaataaaatccgtTTTGCAGAACATAAAACAACTACGAAAAGATCAGCCAGGGACG tttTGTACTGCTGTTTGTACTATATCCTTGGGCCTATGGATAATTGGGCGTACTATAAATGGAGTATTACTTGCTTATATGATATGTATGAGCATTCTACTAGTACCTGCATTACTACTAAAGTTACCTGGAAAAGTAATATCACATAAAG aatggGATAGTGAAGTTGAAGAATTTTTACCAGTAGTGACTGAAGATAATCTTCAGTTATTAAAAAGGGCAGGAGAATCAGGTGACCATTCTCCAACACCATCAAGCTTACAATCAGATATTCAAAATG atttttttaatgacgACAAACTTGTAGATTTAAGAATGCCATCTCATGAAGATGAAAGTATTGATGAAGTTGAACTTTCAGAGTTGGAACTTAGTGCCGAAGAGGCAGATATAGGTGGCATTAAGTTTCAAAGCAGACATTTTGAGAAAGGTTCATCCtcggaagaagaaatagattttagacaagaaatgttgaaaaatatattcaatccAAATGATGAGAGTGATaatgaatttgaaataattgataGACAGGAAGttgcaaatataaataatgcatGA
- the LOC127067352 gene encoding tRNA methyltransferase 10 homolog A isoform X2 has product MENIENINRLDGEVMDYVDSMVDNNKVSHLEKNLSKRQLKRAKRTEKWLERKNEKRRLERAKAREKRAFARANNIDLGPSRKALKRSTMAESSCKLTVTIDLSFDDLMIDKDIAKLIKQILRCYTLNRRAIAPLQFSLTSFNGKSKKEMEKHNGYEHWDVKFEFDSYTNIYPKDKIIYLTSESENVIDRLDHSCIYVIGGLVDHNCHKGLCHKLAVENGIKHGRLPLDKFLLMKARKVLTIDHVFEILLRITEGKTWQEAFLQVLPERKRAQPITFPPKKSEECKTIDDIKIEKDCDKDMCNIENVFKHE; this is encoded by the exons atggaaaatattgaaaatattaatagattaGATGGAGAAGTCATGGATTATGTGGACAGCATGGTTGATAACAATAAAGTTTCccatttagaaaaaaatttaagcaAACGACAATTAAAAAGGGCGAAGAGAACGGAAAAATGGTTGGagcgaaaaaatgaaaaaag AAGATTAGAACGAGCTAAAGCTAGAGAAAAGCGAGCATTTGCTCGTGCAAATAATATAGATCTTGGCCCATCTAGAAAAGCTTTAAAAAGAAGTACTATGGCAGAGAGTAGTTGTAAGCTTACCGTTACAATTGATTTATCATTTGATGATTTAATGATAGACAAAGATATTGCAAAATTGATTAAGCAGATATTAAGGTGTTACACATTAAATAGAAGAGCAATTGCAcctttacaattttctttaacaagtTTTAATGGCAAATCTAAAAAGGAAATGGAGAAGCACAATGGATATGAGCACTGGGAT GtaaaatttgaatttgattcatacacaaatatttatccaaaagataaaattatatatctcaCAAGTGAATCAGAAAATGTAATAGATCGACTAGATCACagttgtatatatgttataggTGGTTTGGTTGATCACAATTGTCATAAA ggTCTTTGTCATAAGTTGGCAGTGGAAAATGGAATAAAACATGGTCGTTTACCATTAGATAAATTTCTTCTAATGAAAGCTAGAAAAGTTTTAACCATTGAtcatg taTTTGAAATCCTTCTTAGAATAACAGAAGGTAAAACATGGCAAGAAGCATTTCTTCAAGTGTTGCCAGAACGTAAGAGAGCTCAACCTATTACATTTCCTCCAAAAAAATCTGAAGAATGTAAAACaatcgatgatattaaaatagaaaaagattgtGATAAAGATATGtgtaatatagaaaatgtattCAAACAtgaataa
- the LOC127067352 gene encoding tRNA methyltransferase 10 homolog A isoform X1, with amino-acid sequence MENIENINRLDGEVMDYVDSMVDNNKVSHLEKNLSKRQLKRAKRTEKWLERKNEKRRLERAKAREKRAFARANNIDLGPSRKALKRSTMAESSCKLTVTIDLSFDDLMIDKDIAKLIKQILRCYTLNRRAIAPLQFSLTSFNGKSKKEMEKHNGYEHWDVKFEFDSYTNIYPKDKIIYLTSESENVIDRLDHSCIYVIGGLVDHNCHKGLCHKLAVENGIKHGRLPLDKFLLMKARKVLTIDHDIYFSVFEILLRITEGKTWQEAFLQVLPERKRAQPITFPPKKSEECKTIDDIKIEKDCDKDMCNIENVFKHE; translated from the exons atggaaaatattgaaaatattaatagattaGATGGAGAAGTCATGGATTATGTGGACAGCATGGTTGATAACAATAAAGTTTCccatttagaaaaaaatttaagcaAACGACAATTAAAAAGGGCGAAGAGAACGGAAAAATGGTTGGagcgaaaaaatgaaaaaag AAGATTAGAACGAGCTAAAGCTAGAGAAAAGCGAGCATTTGCTCGTGCAAATAATATAGATCTTGGCCCATCTAGAAAAGCTTTAAAAAGAAGTACTATGGCAGAGAGTAGTTGTAAGCTTACCGTTACAATTGATTTATCATTTGATGATTTAATGATAGACAAAGATATTGCAAAATTGATTAAGCAGATATTAAGGTGTTACACATTAAATAGAAGAGCAATTGCAcctttacaattttctttaacaagtTTTAATGGCAAATCTAAAAAGGAAATGGAGAAGCACAATGGATATGAGCACTGGGAT GtaaaatttgaatttgattcatacacaaatatttatccaaaagataaaattatatatctcaCAAGTGAATCAGAAAATGTAATAGATCGACTAGATCACagttgtatatatgttataggTGGTTTGGTTGATCACAATTGTCATAAA ggTCTTTGTCATAAGTTGGCAGTGGAAAATGGAATAAAACATGGTCGTTTACCATTAGATAAATTTCTTCTAATGAAAGCTAGAAAAGTTTTAACCATTGAtcatg atatatatttttcagtaTTTGAAATCCTTCTTAGAATAACAGAAGGTAAAACATGGCAAGAAGCATTTCTTCAAGTGTTGCCAGAACGTAAGAGAGCTCAACCTATTACATTTCCTCCAAAAAAATCTGAAGAATGTAAAACaatcgatgatattaaaatagaaaaagattgtGATAAAGATATGtgtaatatagaaaatgtattCAAACAtgaataa
- the LOC127067352 gene encoding tRNA methyltransferase 10 homolog A isoform X3, producing the protein MDYVDSMVDNNKVSHLEKNLSKRQLKRAKRTEKWLERKNEKRRLERAKAREKRAFARANNIDLGPSRKALKRSTMAESSCKLTVTIDLSFDDLMIDKDIAKLIKQILRCYTLNRRAIAPLQFSLTSFNGKSKKEMEKHNGYEHWDVKFEFDSYTNIYPKDKIIYLTSESENVIDRLDHSCIYVIGGLVDHNCHKGLCHKLAVENGIKHGRLPLDKFLLMKARKVLTIDHDIYFSVFEILLRITEGKTWQEAFLQVLPERKRAQPITFPPKKSEECKTIDDIKIEKDCDKDMCNIENVFKHE; encoded by the exons ATGGATTATGTGGACAGCATGGTTGATAACAATAAAGTTTCccatttagaaaaaaatttaagcaAACGACAATTAAAAAGGGCGAAGAGAACGGAAAAATGGTTGGagcgaaaaaatgaaaaaag AAGATTAGAACGAGCTAAAGCTAGAGAAAAGCGAGCATTTGCTCGTGCAAATAATATAGATCTTGGCCCATCTAGAAAAGCTTTAAAAAGAAGTACTATGGCAGAGAGTAGTTGTAAGCTTACCGTTACAATTGATTTATCATTTGATGATTTAATGATAGACAAAGATATTGCAAAATTGATTAAGCAGATATTAAGGTGTTACACATTAAATAGAAGAGCAATTGCAcctttacaattttctttaacaagtTTTAATGGCAAATCTAAAAAGGAAATGGAGAAGCACAATGGATATGAGCACTGGGAT GtaaaatttgaatttgattcatacacaaatatttatccaaaagataaaattatatatctcaCAAGTGAATCAGAAAATGTAATAGATCGACTAGATCACagttgtatatatgttataggTGGTTTGGTTGATCACAATTGTCATAAA ggTCTTTGTCATAAGTTGGCAGTGGAAAATGGAATAAAACATGGTCGTTTACCATTAGATAAATTTCTTCTAATGAAAGCTAGAAAAGTTTTAACCATTGAtcatg atatatatttttcagtaTTTGAAATCCTTCTTAGAATAACAGAAGGTAAAACATGGCAAGAAGCATTTCTTCAAGTGTTGCCAGAACGTAAGAGAGCTCAACCTATTACATTTCCTCCAAAAAAATCTGAAGAATGTAAAACaatcgatgatattaaaatagaaaaagattgtGATAAAGATATGtgtaatatagaaaatgtattCAAACAtgaataa